In a genomic window of Akkermansiaceae bacterium:
- a CDS encoding substrate-binding domain-containing protein, giving the protein MIVPERIPLSRLTANALEEEILNGRWQTRLPGYRQLCNDLRVSRKTLVDALEILTRRDLLEPPNGTRPRRLKHTITEQHQHHRPSTARRVLICVAGDNSALERDSPLSMFDQVFSHFNQRGWKCLLIHSNEAGTRPGTKLNQLHSDYPHARWLFGMPSLEVCRWCVRKRIRAVAYGGDIGNTGLPVVGASLSQMLIIAHKHLSSLGHKSIVVLTIEPLAKTVKTYADYLHSRGIQFRNSYHMPDLSGMTREKFNAMLTELHRVTPPTAMVITSHLQLLGVLGYCAQHNLKIPDDLSIILGNDLDYLDWYSPGLSCFHRDSQSEQQALIRLIRSYPAKKVKPLTLPPHLTDKGSVSRPHR; this is encoded by the coding sequence CACTCGAAGAAGAGATTCTCAATGGACGCTGGCAGACTCGACTGCCGGGCTACCGGCAGCTCTGCAACGACCTCCGGGTGAGCCGCAAGACGCTGGTGGATGCCCTGGAAATCCTGACCCGTCGTGACTTGTTAGAACCTCCCAACGGCACCCGCCCGCGCAGGCTCAAACACACCATCACGGAGCAGCACCAGCACCACCGGCCTTCGACGGCACGCAGGGTGCTCATCTGCGTCGCGGGGGACAACAGCGCATTGGAACGCGACAGCCCGCTGTCCATGTTCGACCAGGTGTTCAGCCATTTTAACCAACGAGGGTGGAAATGCCTCCTCATTCACTCCAACGAAGCCGGGACTCGCCCAGGTACCAAGTTGAACCAACTTCACAGCGATTACCCGCACGCGCGGTGGCTGTTCGGCATGCCGAGCCTGGAGGTTTGCCGTTGGTGCGTGCGCAAGCGGATCAGGGCAGTAGCCTATGGCGGTGACATCGGCAACACGGGTTTGCCTGTTGTCGGTGCCTCACTGAGCCAAATGCTCATCATAGCCCACAAGCACCTCAGCAGCCTGGGTCACAAAAGTATCGTCGTGCTGACCATTGAGCCCCTTGCCAAAACCGTGAAAACGTATGCGGACTACCTGCACAGCCGCGGCATCCAGTTCAGAAACAGCTACCACATGCCGGATTTGTCGGGCATGACACGGGAGAAGTTCAACGCCATGCTCACCGAGCTACACCGGGTCACGCCCCCCACCGCCATGGTCATCACCTCGCACCTCCAACTGCTCGGCGTGCTTGGCTATTGTGCACAGCACAACCTGAAAATCCCCGACGATCTATCCATCATACTGGGCAACGACCTTGACTATCTCGACTGGTATTCACCCGGGCTAAGCTGCTTTCACAGGGACTCCCAATCCGAACAACAGGCACTGATCCGTTTAATCCGGAGCTATCCCGCCAAGAAGGTGAAGCCGCTCACCCTGCCACCCCACCTCACCGACAAGGGGTCGGTGTCGCGACCGCACCGGTGA